The Apodemus sylvaticus chromosome 18, mApoSyl1.1, whole genome shotgun sequence genome includes the window AGCTTTTGCAAGGTGGTTCAGAGTTCAGAGATTGTTCCTCTCCTGCTGCTAGGAAACCTCAACACATCCTGTagtgtctctctttctttgatCAGACCCTGTATCTAAGAACACTGATACCCAAGGTCCCTCAAATGATGGACTATTTCCATTGCTGTTGGTTGCATGCTGGAACTGAATGGTAAGAACTTATTGGTGAAGATGTCACCTGCTTTGGTGAGAGGATTTGGAGAAATGAGACAGGAACTGGGCTGAAACTTTCCTCCCTGCTGGCTCATTTACCTATTGCCAGAAGGCATCTTGCAGTTGGCCAGTGAAGAACGGTTATTGCTAACAATCCTATTCAGCTATGGACTTTGTGTGTTATACTATCAACAATACAGGGACCCACGAGTGTAATTGTGGTGTGACTGTTACAGGTGCAAATACTATCAACAATACAGGGACCCACGAGTGTAATTGTGTTGTGGCTGTTACAAGTACAACCACaactttccatttttatttaaggtCCACTCAACAGTAGAAAgcactcatttttttctttttaaaattttatttattattattatatttaagtacactgtacctgtcttcagatacaccagacaCATCTCATTACGaatcgttgtgagccaccatgcggttgttgggatctgaactcaggacctttgggagagccgtcagtgctcttacccactaagctatATCACATCTGCCCCAGAAAGCACTCATCTAATACTGTGAGCCAGGGTGGGTCATGAGCTATTGCCTTGTTAAACTGGTATGTTATtcctgttaatttaaaaaaatatgttgggATATATATTGAGTTcatatgtctgcatgtatgtggagACCAGAAACTGAGATCAGGAATCTCTATTGCTCAGCATCTTAGTTTTGAGACAGtaattatacattatattacTGGATATAACTGTCTACTGTTTATaactatataattattatattactaTATAAAACAAGATTACTGTACATGTCAGTTAATGTGTTGCTCACTAATTcttctagactggctggccagtgagctccagaggCCACCGCTgtccctcagtgctggggttacaggtgtgtgctgctgcCATAGAGTGGTGTTTGGGGGTGTCTTTACTCAAGTCCTCTGgattacatggcaaacattgttCCGAGTCATCATCCCCCTGACCCCAGATCATGGTTTCCTAAACCCATAAGGGATCACTGTAACTTAATGTTGGGGTTGTGAAAAATGTGGTGGCAGTAGGTTTCTGAGTATGCAATGATCACAGCCCAATTCAAAATCAAATGTAAGGGACATGAGGTGTCTCTGCCAGTGCTCACCCTACAGGACCACACAACTTCATAGGTGCCTCTGTTCTGCACATGAAACATGAATATGTGGCATTGTCCATGCCAGCACGCCATATGACACCAACAAACATTGCCTAAAATACCTCTGCTCTGATGCAAGATTACTGTATATAATGAAGTACAGCGTGTTTAGTACAAAGCTCTGCTCCTACAGAAACACTTTGGTTTCATTATGGGCAGCAGGGACTTCGTATTTTATCAGTTATATCAAATTAGGGTATGCTTggattaattaatattttatcattgtGACATCAAGTTGGGGTATCTTTGGATTGATTGTGTTAGAATGCTTGGTTAAGTTGTGTACTTGACCTTGAGTTGCTGACTAGATATTCATAAACATCAAGTTAAGTTTGAACTGGAATTGTCTTCTAACAAGTTTTTTAAATGGTCCAAGGCATTCCACCGTCTCATACATACTGCATATTTATGCAAGTTCTATATTCAGCATTGGCAATTAGTCAAAATACTGATCAACTGAAGACCACTGAGGTATAAAAGTAACCTTTATTTGCCCGATGTAATTGTCTCAGAGGCTTATCATTTCTAGTTCTTTcagaactctggctggctggttcaactcagcttttcttcctctcaaactcctaagctgactgattcaatctggcttctctcagcttctcactgaattgctgtTTGGCCTCAAACGAACTCTGgtaatttgttctaatcttctggctctttctcattctctggctccacctacctctgctgACCTTCACTGGACTGAATGGACTCGTGAATAAACTCAACTCtactgcactgcactcactgcactcactgcaccgACTCACTGTGACACTGCAGTGAACTCAACTGGACAGAACTGAGTTAACTGAACCGACCTGGCTTTCAACCCCTCTCTTCCTGAACTGCTCTTAAATAGCCTCCCTTTCCAGCTTGTTCTTGTGAGAGGCAGGCATAGCCTATTtgtctcattctgtcaaatcttttttaatttgtcactttgtctcATTAGTATGCTAATAAATAGTAAAAAAGTATACATCATGTCATGTTGGCTACTTTTTTGCCGctgagataaaacaccatgaccagggaaCTTAAGAGACTTTATTGTAGCTTATGGTTCCACAGGGAAGAATCCATGGGGCATGGAAACAGAGCAGCAAACAGCTAGAACAACCTAGAACAACCTAGAAGTGGAATGAGGCTTTAAACCTCAAAGCACTTCCCACTCTCTACAAGTGAtagacttcctccagcaaagctgtGCCTCCCATCTCCAAACAGCACCACTACTTAGGGTGCAAGGGAGTCTGAACCTATGGGGATCAtttttcagtctctctctctctctctctctctctctctctcacacacacacacacacacacacacactctctctctctctctctctctctctctcactcacacacacacgtttttttaaaattatgattatCAGTAAGTATCTGATTTGTATACCTTGTATACCTATTTCATACTCCTATATGCCCAGGTTCTCAGGTGGGGCTTTGGGTATAGCTCCATTGGTAGAATGCCTTCCTATTATGTACAAATCCTTGGTTTTGGTCCCAGCACTGCACaaaagccaggagtggtggtgcacatctgtaatcccagtactaggagGTAGAGTCAGAGATAACATTAggtcaaggtcaccctcagcaaTAGTGAGTTAGATGCTAATCTTTTAAAGTTGTCTTTTTATTGTAAATTCTTAGATAAGGCTTGGAAGTGAAAAACATTTAAGAAGTCCTAATTTAGAGGCATTTTCTTGAAGGCCTCTGGGAGTCTTGTTTAACTCTCACTATCAGGTGCAGTTGATAAGGCCTTTGCTGAGTAGGCTAGTTTCTGCTGTCCTTATCTTGGGAGCACTCAGAATGTCCACAAAGTACTCCTGCAGGTCACGGCTCAGTCCACACATTGAGGTTGACAGATCTTCTTTTGCTGAACGAGTGATTTCTCTTATATGTGGAAACTTTGTGAACAAAAGGATGTGAAACTAAACGTATAATggagcaggggaagagaaggggaaaggggcagATATGACCAAAACATGGTAAGTACACATGAAAATGTAACAAGAGCCTTTGCCTTGTATAGTTATATAAGCTAACAAAAATGTCATAATCCTAATAATCTTAACTTCTTTTTTGTTACAAGTACTTTTTTTAAACAGACAAGGTTCAGTAAATTATCTATTGACTTTTTCAAATTAACTGTTAGGAGAGCATTAATATTGTATCTGAGTAATAATTTAGCCTCATTTTCAGTATTTAACTAAATGCTTCTACATTAACCAAATGATTAAGCCCATTTTATGATACTaaggatgtatatatatatactctctcTCATTAAGTTCATGTCATGTAGAGGtccctggtttggttcccagcacccctaCTTCTAACCATCCCGAATTCCAACTCCAGGAGATtcttgataccctcttctggcctctgatgtACATTGTGCACATATATCCAGGCAAAAACCACTTATATACATAAgaataattcctttaaaaaatcttagaaaatgtCAATGGGGTGGCTTAGAAATCTTAAGAaaatgtggtggtgcatgcctttaatactatTTATTACCTATGAAACGAAGGCAGATAGGTCTCTGAGTCTGAGACAatttcaaagtcagcctggtctacatagcaagttccaggccagccaaagctgcCAGAGCTGCATAATAAGAAtgtgtccttttttttaaaaaggtgttaATGCaaatggtggtacacatctgtaatcccagcactcaggaggtagagacagaatcTGAAGTCTGAAGGTCAAGATTATTCTTAGCAAAATAGAGAATTGAAGCCACCCTGGCTAGACAGCTTTTCTGAAAAGAGATTATAAaaagggggttggggtggggggaagctgGATAGTAAAGTGGCCAAGTTATTAAAACACTTACTAGGGGAACTCCCCAGCCTGAGTGTGAGCCTTGTAGTGGgagagaaagaacactacccattCTGCTCATATTCTCGTAAGAGGCTCTCTCTGGATCAGTGGTTATTGTGTCTTCAGGGAGACTGAAATCAGTCATTTGTGTATTCTCCATTTTGTCTTTGATTAGATTAACtcatacttttgtttttgttctgctttttgtttttatttttgtttttgagacaaggtctgctttgcctgttctggaacttgctttgtagaccaggctggcctcaaactcatagcgaTCTGCTCATCTctgtctgccaagtgctgggattaaggcatgaaCCATTACTGCCCAGCCGAACTCATTACATTActgtttaaaaacatgtttttaattcagtttttttattctactcatttgttttaaaatggattCTATTTCATCAACTTCCAATTCTGTTATGTTTTCCTTACattttttctatttccctttttagtATTTAAGCATCACTTGGGACTACATCTTATTCATCCAGATGATTTATTAGCTGGTATGTAGTTTCTATCTTTAATTCCAGAGTTCTTAAAGATTTAAATTTTATAGTTGTCAAGCTGAACATAGAGgtctatgtctataatcccagctacgCAGGAAGTTGAGGTAGAACTAGGAAATGGTTTGGAGCCCATTTGGGCATTTTGTAAGATTCTATCTTGTTTCTAGAAGAAACAAACACGATTTCTAAGTTAGCAGCATTGCAGTAAAACTGATGTCTATACAATTATCACTCATTAACAATTGTCCTATAAATGCTTATAAAAGTGGATGTTTGGCTTCTTCAGGAATTCATGTGGTATTTGGATTCTATTTTTCTCTTGGCATCCTCAGCAGCATTTTTTTTGTTCAACTAATGTCACTGAGAGAGGAGTGACAACACTTTTAAAAcaaccctttttattttatgtgaattggtttttcctgcatgtatatctgagTGTTGGATCACCTGAAgctggagttgtgagctgccatgtgggtgctgggaattgaacccgggtcctctggaagaacagctggttgctcttaactgctgggccatctctccaaccccatggTCAATATAATCTAATCCTTTAGTACCTCCTGTAACTTATAAATGTTGAATGTCAGTGCTTAAATTTCAACTATTGGAAATAGTAGTAtctataatttttattgatttttctttaacttcaattcataaattttttaaagatctattttatttatgagtacactgtagcagtcttcagacacacaagaagagggcatcggatcccattacagttggtcatagttgatgggaattgaactcaagacctctttaagagcagtcagtgctcttaacctctgagtcatctctccaaccccaattcAGACATTTCTAATAGTAAGAGTTTAACTTCTTGGTATATTTCCATGTTTGGTTGGCATTTTAAAAGTAATTGTTATGTGCAAGGTAATGATGCAAACACTtgacatgtctgtgtgtgcttatTCATTTGCCTTATGAACATCCAATAAATGGCAGCTACCTGTTTATTCCAGGTGGCTCTTGAAAACAGGCTCTGGCCTAGAGTATTAAGACTTACTCAGGGAAGGAAACTGAAGGCACACTGCTACCAGACTCTGACTTTGTCTAAAAGAGTATGTTCCTGTGTCTCTTACTGGCCAACAGTTCTGTCACAAGTAGTTTTTCAGTAAGGTATAATAGGACGACTGACTTAATCTTTCATAAATCCCAGCTCTAAGGGAGTGTGCTCTGTGACTGACATCTAACTACTAGATTCCAAACACAATTTCAGTGGTAACAGTTTCTCCAGAAAGGCGATGACAGGTGACATTTTAGCATTAGATGTAAAGGCCCCCATGTAGAAAGTCAGCTAAGACTGTTAACATCTTGTCCACTTACCAGTTTTAACCAGCAAGCATGGCACAAAGGGTACCACACAGGCAGCCTGGGTAGCAAAGTACTGATGTGAGAACAGCTCAAAATCCAGCAGACAGGAATCCCAGGAGCAGGTGAAGCTCTGCTGTAGGGGAAGTTTTTGACCAGATGTTTTGGGAGTATAACTGGGGGACTTGGGAAAGCATCTGAGATGGGATCAAAAGTCGGAGTCAGTGGACGGCTTTAACAGTTCTCCTTCCAAGTTATCCAAGTGTGGGATATGGCAATAACCGGTGGAAGTCTCGacagccatttcttttttttttaatctcctttgGCTCGCCCAACACACCTTTTTGTGGCTAAGGTTAACTCAGGAGAGCTATCCTGAAGCAGTGAGAACTTTGAACTATCCCTATATTAACCTGATGCAACAGGTTCAAACTGTGGTGAGTACAAAGTCAAAGAAAGCAGGcctgctgggcgtggtggcacccATCTCTAGACCATGGGGCATGCATTTAAAGGACTAAGAGGGAAGACGGGACTGATTGCTGCTGTGCACACTCAACTTGCATTTTAAGTtttaactaaaaacaaacaaacaaacaaacgaaaaaacgCTTCAAAGTACATGAATATAAAAGATTGAACCAGGCATAgagaaacacatgtacacatgcacacaccaagcATTCAGGAGCCTGAGCCAGGAGGGACagctgagcttgaggccagcagAGGTTACACAGGACCAGACCAGGCAGAGCTGACCCTGGCTTAAGGAAATCAACAGTAGTTAGCCCCTAAAGGTGCCTGCCTCTTAGCAGCTAACACCCTAACACCACTCTGACCTACCCAGCTCAGCCATATTGTCTCAAATGAAATGACAACGTGCAGATAGGCTTTCTGGATACTTTTAACTTTAAGTAAAGACCAGATTAACTCACAAATTacttatcacttttttttttttttttaaagaaatggaagtTACAACAATTTCTTAATCCTCAGTCTGGAGTGAAACATACTACCATCTTAACTCTTTAACCTTTTCAGGATCTTTGGaatgtaacagtagcaaaattagtatAAAGTAGCAGTAGGGATAATGTTATGATAGAGTCATCACATGCAGCTGTATTAAAGGTTGTAGcactaggaaggtggagaaccactggcCTAAGATGCAGTAAGGCTACCTTTCCTATTGCCCTGATACAAGAAACTAGACTTCACAACCCCACAAAACGCCTAAGAGTGTTGTGTATGTAACTGTTATGCCTACACAAAGTGCAAATTAGCATTCCGACAATTATTTGTGCCCTTGGCTGTTTGTTCAGTTGTACTTGGAAAGCTACAAATTTACAATTTTACTCAGTACCAAGTATATTTAACATCTATGAAACTAGAATCACAATTGATAGATGAGTTTAGCCATGGAGCAATCACAGCTTTCCCATTTACCAGGCTTTTACAGCTGTACTGTCTACTATGCCTCGGAAGTCTTGAAAATCCCCAAGAACAGATTCCGAAGTTACTGTTCTTTCACTACACTGTACTaacaaagaattataaaatatttacttgttCTAAATCAGAGATCTTGAATGTTCTTTTTTGCAGGTTTGTTTACATGTTAAGGTGCATATAGAAGTCAAAATTATTGGCCAGTCTTTCGGTTGCTCTCCACCTTACagactgaggcagggtcttttgGAGGAACCTGTGGCTCCCTAGGGTTCCACCTGTTTTCCCAGTGCTGCAATTACACATGGGCCATCATTGCTGCCCAGTGTTTATATGGAAGCAACAAATACTCAACGAGCCAACTTCTAGCCATAGggatttttaaacttttgttaAGAGCATGTTGTATAAGTAAACAATATAACCATAGGAGTACTCAGATAGCTATAACCCCAGCATTGAGGAAGCAAAGAGGAATAttccaagttcaagaccagccaggaaTTATAGTACTATATATAACATACCCTCTCTttcaaaaaccaagaaaatatatgatcagttttcatttgttttgttttatggaggTACTGGAAATTCAACTTAGGGCCCTGGATGATAAGTAAGCAACCATTCTATCACCCACCTTTGTCTTGGTGAAGGGGGTTTCTTAGCAGGGtttctcagagatctgcttgtctgccttctgagggctgggattaaaagcatgcaccccACCCCCCTCCACAAGACTCACATCCCAGAGCCCATTTACTTCTTATTTTCAGACAGTCTCAAACTGCTCTCTCAGCTCTTCTTGACAGCCTGTCAAGTAGTTGAAATTATGAGAGCACACACTCTTCCACATCAAAAGattactattatttaaaaaattttcaataGCTTTAATAAATTTGCTTAAAACAAACCACTTTAGGAAATTACCAAATCATCTAATAAGATGTATTTCAGAACTGTATTTATTCTAGTTTTTGGCTCACTTTTCTGGTATGCATTAGTTTACAAAATACACAACAGAAGGAACTTGAAGGTGTTTTTTACAACTCACTTGTTATTGCTTTCCACAATATATAAAGGCAGCCCATTTACAGAATATAGATTTTGCTCTGGTATTCAATGAGCCATTCTCAAaaagcaaataatttaaaaaggttACCTGGCAAATTACAAACATCCCTGATTAGTTCAGTTCAAGCTCAGGAAACTAAGCATCTTCATTATTCCTAAACTATAAACCAACTTTCACACATTTAAATGGTGCTTATGCTCAACCTTCCAGTATCAATAGAACTAGTGAATGTGGGAGGTCTTTTTCTGTATACTTTGTCATTACTGTGCAGGGTGTAGCTCCTAAACAGCCGGAAGTCATACCTTAGACCAGACCTTAAAAATAAAGCACATCAGATTAACAGAATCACCTAAGGCAGAAATAAGAGTCTACTTCATTACGAGCAGATGCAGTGCACGTGAATACAGTCACTAAACAACTGGCCCCGGCTCTCTAGTCTTCTCCACAGTCTTCTGAAATCTGCAAATACAAAACCACCTGGTTCTAGATAGAAACTTTAACTTCCCTAAAATATGTGTTTTATACTATGAAAACGACTTGGTTGTACCTTGAATAGCAATGAGGAGCCCACTTACTAGATTTAGTTACGACTTCAGGGtaggggaaaaaaaccacaaCTCCTTGAAAAGGTAAAATAGTTTAAAGCATTTAATATCTAAACAAATCAGTCTGTTCATAGTAGTCACAAAATATGCTTAATATAGAAACCAACATTATGTTTTAAGAAAGTGTAAATTGCATTTTACCTCAAAACATAAATTAACCTGCTTAAGAATCCACAGCGGTCAAAATCATGGTAAATTTTAAACAACTTcagaataaaataacaataagtactttatactgctttatatctacaaaaaaaaagagaagaaaaagaaaaaaagtttacaGCTTCTCATGAAAATAGTTTGAGGCAACTACTCTTATTAAGAGATGTTAATATTCTGAGCAACACTCTTAAAACCTTAAGTTGTATATTTTCACACATTCAAATACTGTGGTCCCCTTTCTTTTATGTGATTTAAtcaagttagaaaaaaaaaaaagcatggtagACAATTAATACATTTCTACCAAACTGGTAGTAGTACAAAAATTTTAAGATTCTACAGAACTACACATCGTACCtaatatatcattaaaaatagaagACAGTATTTTCTTCGGCAAATAAAACAGCACACTGGTATGCTGTCAATGTATACCCTTTAATATGCACTGTCATTCATAAATTATTTACAGCTCTACTTTCGTGAAGAGAACTAGAATTTAAATTTTCTGCAAAACTGGAAAAAAGCAATATAAAATCTGTGAAAGCCAGTGTTTTATATAAAAGCCAGTTTTTCTCTTCAAACACCAGATACTGGATGCCGTGATAACTTGGGAGAAATTACAGTAATTCTTGAGGATGTTTCAGTGCTGGAGGTAAGTTTACGGGTCTTGATTCTTCATCGAGGAGTACTAGATCTTCTATCTCATTgcctctgtatttccttttacaGATCTTTACCACCACCTTCTTCTTGAGAAATAACTTAAGTGCTTCTCTTGATGCAActgcttttgcattttctttgctttttccacAACCAGTGCCCAAATACACTGACTTACACCTCAATTCACAAACAATACTTTCTTGAGAGCTCTTATTTTGAGGCAGATCTGCCAGTTCTTTCAGTGGGACAAAAAACACATCTAGTGTTGCTTTCAGAGCTTCAATAGCTGCATTCAGCAGCTCTCCATGATTCACAGTGGGGCTAAAGCCACCAACTGCTACTAATTTCCACGCCACTGTCTTATACAGTCTATTGAAGAAAGGTTGCTTCTGTTTTATATCTTCATTGGTTAACTTTCGACAAACAAATTTGACAGAACTCTCACTGGACTGTGAGGTACTTTTAGAAGGCAACTGTGAAGTGCTACTCTGAGAACTACTCTTAGAAGCTAGCTGAGACATGCTTCCTAAGGAAGTGCTTTTGGAAGCCACAGATCCACTGCTCTGGGAGCTGCTTTTGGAAGCTAACAGTGATGCAGCTACCTGAGAAGTGCTTTTGGATGTCAGCAGTGACGTATTTGTTGAACTGCTCTTGGGAGTCAGTAAAGAGGTGCCTGATGAGGAACTGTTTTTAGACACTGATGATGAAATGTTTGCCTCTGAACTAGTTTTAGATGTTAACCCACTCGAAGCTGTCTCTGAACTAGACTTACAAGACAATAATGGCAACTCTACTTCTGAGCTTCCAGAGGAACCCAACAAGGGCACCTCAATCTCTGAACTGCTCTGAGAGGCTGAGACTGAAGAACCTTCCAAAGCACTCTTTTTAGGGGATCCACTTTGCTGTCTGGAATCAGTGGCTTGGGCCATATGACTATTCACACTGGATGTCAACAGTGAAGAAACAAACGAAGCTGAACCGTGTTTATCTGGAGCTTCTGGGTCAGAAGCTTTTCCAGACCCTGCTGCTGTTACCTGAGAGGAATTGCTGCTGCTTTGGCTGCAAACAGATCTATCTCCTTCACTTGTGGAACTATTCTGATGGGAGACACTGGAGCTGCTCCGAGCTGAGGTCCCACTACTCTCTGATTTGGTGGATGACCCCTTGGATGATGAACTGCTTTCTTGCTGAGCCGCTTTGGCAGATTTTTTCCCACGATCTCGCTCAACTGAGGAACTGTTTTTTCCTTCTGTGGCTCGTTTTTTGGCTGGCTCTTCTACCCCttctagaaagaagaaaaatacagatattttactAGAGTCCTACAGATATGtcaaacaacaaaacattcatttaaaaagcacagagagcagggtggtagcacatgccttttatctcagcactcaagaggcagaggcaggcatgacccctgagtttgacaccagcctggactatagaacaagttccaggataggctggggtacacagagaaactttcaaaacaaaaacaaacaaaagcacaaaaaagTTTTCAGAACCAGTAGTTTCTTTTAAAGTATAGAACTTCATTAATATGTTAAAACAGTATCAATTAATATGGTTAATTTCTAATATTAAATAAACGGGATCAGACATTGGACTTGAAAATCTAAAACAGTTAAACTATCAAATTCAGCAcctaaaacagacagacagacagacacacacacacacacacacacacacacacacacacacacacagtttagcTTTAACATTTTAACTGGATCAATACAGCATACACATTCTGAATAGTTAAAAGAAATTAGTAATAACAGTAATTCCTAATTTTATCAAACTTATATTCTAAACTCCTATGTATGTTCACATCTATGATCTGCTAACCATTGCTACTCGATATCCCTCTTTTCTTCACCTTGGCAACCAGTTCATCTCGTGTGGTATGGATTGGAGCATCTGTCACTTTGATGCCTTCAGCCATACTAAGAATTTTATCCATAACTTTTTGAGGGTACctgaaaaagaagcaaaagccGCTCTCAAGAAGTGTTTTGTTTCGTTTCCGAAAGTACTGGCGGGCTGAGGAACGCAGGCCAGCGGAGACTTGCATTTCCTGGTCGCGATCAAAGAGTACCGCGCGACAACTTTTGTTCCCTGCGGTCCCACAGACAAATGCCCTAGGGCTCGGGAGGCGGGTCTGTGCCAGGGAACCTGTAAACTCAGGGTCTCCCGGGCCAAGTACGGTCAACAACTCCATCTGCCGGGCGCACACCACCCGGACACCCGCCAACAGTGAGGTCGGGGCTGCCACGGACGCCCCTCTTGCCCTCGGAGGACAGACAGTGACCGACAGTGCCACCGATTCCCGCGCTTCCCCAGCGGCCCTCCCCAGCGACGCCGGTCCCCGCGAGCGCTCCTCGTCCAGCGGCAGGGGGCGCGGACTCGGCCCGGAAGGCTGGCTAGCGTCGCGCCCTCACTCACCGGCACCCTAGGAAGACATGGTTTGCCCAGGCCATGGAGAAGGAGACGAGCTGCTGGAGCTGCCGACTGCGGGTTCCGCTCTCTGCGTCTGCAGTCTCCTCGGCCGCGGGGACCAGATCCCCGGCATTGCGGAGCAGAAACTCCCGGCGGTGGCGCCAGTGTTTGTCCGTCTCGC containing:
- the Cdkn2aip gene encoding CDKN2A-interacting protein isoform X1, which produces MAQEVSEYLSQNPRVAAWVETLRCEGETDKHWRHRREFLLRNAGDLVPAAEETADAESGTRSRQLQQLVSFSMAWANHVFLGCRYPQKVMDKILSMAEGIKVTDAPIHTTRDELVAKVKKRGISSSNEGVEEPAKKRATEGKNSSSVERDRGKKSAKAAQQESSSSSKGSSTKSESSGTSARSSSSVSHQNSSTSEGDRSVCSQSSSNSSQVTAAGSGKASDPEAPDKHGSASFVSSLLTSSVNSHMAQATDSRQQSGSPKKSALEGSSVSASQSSSEIEVPLLGSSGSSEVELPLLSCKSSSETASSGLTSKTSSEANISSSVSKNSSSSGTSLLTPKSSSTNTSLLTSKSTSQVAASLLASKSSSQSSGSVASKSTSLGSMSQLASKSSSQSSTSQLPSKSTSQSSESSVKFVCRKLTNEDIKQKQPFFNRLYKTVAWKLVAVGGFSPTVNHGELLNAAIEALKATLDVFFVPLKELADLPQNKSSQESIVCELRCKSVYLGTGCGKSKENAKAVASREALKLFLKKKVVVKICKRKYRGNEIEDLVLLDEESRPVNLPPALKHPQELL
- the Cdkn2aip gene encoding CDKN2A-interacting protein isoform X2, yielding MAQEVSEYLSQNPRVAAWVETLRCEGETDKHWRHRREFLLRNAGDLVPAAEETADAESGTRSRQLQQLVSFSMAWANHVFLGCRYPQKVMDKILSMAEGIKVTDAPIHTTRDELVAKKG